Proteins encoded in a region of the Bacteroidales bacterium WCE2004 genome:
- a CDS encoding comF family protein, producing MDPRLTGLTLKTSLSALLDLVLPRVCVVCGNPLLPQERHLCSECLSDLPETRYFTLGHNPMADRFNAKVQVDEYEPYAYAAALYHYRADAGYKRISQALKYHRDFGTGRWAARLLGARLAASPLYADVDLVVPVPLHWTRHWRRGYNQAAVIAREVARALGAPCAERLLRRCRRTRSQTRLSGEAKAANVAGAFALRGGRLPQARHILLVDDVFTTGATLAACHRALRTAFRPDTRISVATLGAVGE from the coding sequence ATGGACCCCCGCCTGACCGGACTTACGTTGAAAACTTCTCTCTCGGCGCTGCTGGACCTGGTCCTGCCGAGGGTATGCGTGGTGTGCGGCAACCCGCTCCTCCCGCAGGAGCGGCACCTCTGCTCGGAGTGCCTTTCGGACCTCCCGGAGACCCGTTACTTCACGCTCGGCCACAACCCGATGGCCGACCGTTTCAACGCCAAGGTACAGGTCGATGAATATGAGCCGTATGCGTATGCTGCAGCTCTTTATCATTATCGGGCGGACGCGGGCTACAAGCGGATCTCGCAGGCGCTGAAATACCACCGGGACTTCGGCACGGGCCGGTGGGCCGCCCGCCTGCTGGGCGCCCGCCTGGCCGCCTCGCCCCTCTACGCGGACGTGGACCTGGTGGTCCCCGTCCCGCTGCACTGGACGCGGCACTGGCGACGCGGCTACAACCAGGCGGCGGTCATCGCGCGCGAAGTGGCGCGGGCGCTGGGTGCGCCGTGTGCGGAGCGCCTGCTGCGCCGCTGCCGCCGCACCCGCAGCCAGACGCGCCTGAGCGGCGAAGCCAAGGCCGCCAACGTCGCGGGCGCCTTCGCCCTGCGCGGCGGCCGGCTGCCGCAGGCGCGGCACATCCTGCTGGTCGACGACGTCTTCACCACCGGCGCCACGCTGGCGGCCTGCCACCGGGCGCTGCGCACGGCCTTCCGGCCGGACACGCGCATCTCCGTCGCCACGCTCGGCGCCGTCGGAGAATAA
- a CDS encoding Xaa-Pro aminopeptidase, translating into MFGKEVYVARRKALLERLQGERGIALFLGNVDAPAQYKDNCYKWRQDSNWIYFFGIDEPRFAATIDLETGEETVYADDFGIDDIIWMGPMPSVRSLAERAGVAKTAPYDALGAALKGRQVHFLPASRYYNRIRLASLLGLTPDEVTSAGKGGCPKASGPLVRAVISLRLVKDPLEIASIDAACDLGYEMHTVARRGIRPGRIEQEIVGEMEGVTLAKGWGVSFPTILTQHGEIFHCHSHEMPIEPGKLMVIDAGAEANDHYASDFTRTYPTSGRFSQKQRDIYQTVYECNELAFSMIRPGVAYRDVHLTVAAHMLDNLKQLGLVHGDVDGMVADGIAGLFMPHGLGHNMGLDVHDMEDLGEDLVGYDAGQTRSPQLGLGSLRMARALVPGNVITDEPGIYFIPDLIRLWKREGTDKGRVNYDKLETYFDFGGIRLEDDVLVTADGAHRLGSQRLPIAPDDIESVMQNEQL; encoded by the coding sequence ATGTTTGGAAAAGAGGTATATGTCGCGCGCCGCAAGGCGCTGCTCGAAAGACTTCAAGGAGAGCGGGGCATCGCCCTGTTTCTCGGCAATGTAGACGCTCCTGCCCAATACAAGGACAACTGTTACAAGTGGCGGCAGGACAGCAACTGGATCTACTTCTTCGGCATCGACGAGCCGCGCTTCGCGGCCACCATCGACCTGGAGACGGGCGAAGAGACCGTCTATGCCGACGACTTCGGGATCGACGACATCATCTGGATGGGACCCATGCCTTCCGTGCGTTCGCTCGCCGAGCGCGCCGGCGTGGCGAAGACGGCGCCGTACGACGCCCTCGGCGCCGCGCTGAAGGGCCGCCAGGTCCATTTCCTCCCCGCTTCCCGCTACTACAACCGCATCCGGCTCGCCTCGCTGCTCGGGCTCACGCCCGACGAGGTCACGAGCGCAGGCAAGGGCGGCTGCCCCAAGGCCTCCGGGCCGCTGGTGCGCGCCGTCATCTCCCTGCGCCTGGTCAAGGACCCGCTGGAGATCGCGAGCATCGACGCCGCCTGTGACCTCGGCTACGAGATGCACACCGTCGCCCGCCGCGGCATCCGCCCGGGACGCATCGAGCAGGAGATCGTGGGCGAGATGGAGGGCGTGACCCTGGCCAAGGGCTGGGGCGTCAGTTTCCCCACCATCCTCACCCAGCACGGCGAGATCTTCCACTGCCACAGCCACGAGATGCCCATCGAGCCGGGCAAGCTGATGGTCATCGACGCCGGCGCGGAAGCCAACGACCACTACGCCTCCGACTTCACCCGCACCTACCCGACTTCCGGCCGTTTCAGCCAGAAGCAGCGCGATATCTACCAGACGGTCTATGAGTGCAACGAGCTTGCATTCAGCATGATCCGTCCGGGCGTCGCCTACCGCGACGTCCACCTGACCGTGGCCGCCCACATGCTGGACAACCTCAAGCAGCTGGGCCTCGTGCACGGAGACGTCGACGGCATGGTCGCCGACGGCATCGCCGGACTCTTCATGCCCCACGGCCTGGGCCACAACATGGGCCTGGACGTGCACGACATGGAGGACCTGGGCGAGGATCTGGTGGGCTACGACGCCGGCCAGACCCGCTCGCCGCAGCTCGGCCTGGGCAGCCTCCGCATGGCCCGCGCGCTGGTCCCCGGCAACGTCATCACCGACGAGCCGGGCATCTACTTCATCCCGGACCTGATCCGGCTGTGGAAGCGCGAGGGCACGGACAAGGGCCGCGTCAACTACGACAAGCTCGAAACGTATTTCGACTTCGGCGGCATCCGCCTCGAAGACGACGTCCTGGTCACGGCAGACGGCGCGCACCGGCTCGGCTCGCAGCGCCTGCCCATCGCCCCGGACGACATAGAATCTGTCATGCAAAACGAACAACTTTAA
- a CDS encoding Cell wall-associated hydrolase, NlpC family yields the protein MKPLRLLVSALLLCFAACVAAAQEPAGGQENPRKVADAIIKEAGRHLGKPYVYGGNGPESFDCTGFTCFVFRKFGYNLSRTSSDQAHDGREVKGGYDKLQKGDIIIFGGRVNKKTPGHVGIFIALDSLKQSFTFIHACNSGVTISHIDEPYYAQRFIGVRRILPDFPPEERERARKSHFSLTELLSGKTGAARDSVLNAVQERPLVLFPDGSWAFVGADGKYFEPDGARDFILNADGTWRSEEATTAEYYTVRGGDTFQKIARKFGVSVESLLEMNGLNKRSVLRLGDRLRVR from the coding sequence ATGAAGCCGCTTCGCCTGCTTGTCTCCGCGCTTTTGCTCTGCTTCGCCGCCTGCGTCGCGGCGGCGCAGGAGCCCGCCGGCGGGCAGGAGAACCCCCGCAAGGTGGCCGACGCCATCATCAAGGAGGCGGGCCGGCACCTGGGCAAGCCCTATGTCTACGGCGGCAACGGCCCGGAGAGTTTCGATTGCACCGGCTTCACCTGCTTCGTCTTCCGGAAGTTCGGCTACAACCTGTCCCGCACCTCGTCCGACCAGGCCCACGACGGCCGCGAGGTCAAGGGCGGCTACGACAAGCTGCAGAAGGGCGACATCATCATTTTCGGCGGCCGGGTCAACAAGAAGACGCCGGGCCATGTCGGCATCTTCATCGCCCTGGACAGTCTCAAGCAGAGTTTCACCTTCATCCACGCCTGCAACTCGGGCGTGACCATCTCCCACATCGACGAGCCCTACTACGCCCAGCGTTTCATCGGCGTGCGCCGCATCCTGCCGGATTTCCCGCCCGAGGAGCGGGAGCGGGCGCGCAAGAGCCATTTCAGCCTGACAGAACTGCTGAGCGGCAAGACGGGCGCGGCGCGCGATTCCGTGCTCAACGCCGTGCAGGAGCGCCCGCTCGTCCTCTTCCCGGACGGCAGCTGGGCCTTCGTGGGCGCGGACGGCAAGTACTTCGAGCCGGACGGCGCGCGCGACTTCATCCTCAATGCGGACGGCACCTGGCGCAGCGAGGAGGCCACGACGGCCGAATACTACACCGTCCGCGGCGGCGACACCTTCCAGAAGATCGCCCGCAAGTTCGGCGTCTCCGTGGAATCGCTGCTCGAGATGAACGGGCTCAACAAGCGCTCGGTCCTCCGCCTGGGCGACCGCCTGCGGGTGCGTTAA
- a CDS encoding myo-inositol-1(or 4)-monophosphatase (manually curated), with the protein MLQQVVDIVRQAADLMVADHFSIMQKDGLANLVTSSDLAVQHFLTEKLAALLPGCGFLCEEEDFRDLSEESVWIIDPIDGTANYSRGIADCCISVALARGGVLELGVVYSPRRGELYTAERGKGACCNGRPIHVSGRPFADGLLCTALSLYGKQYAKSCSEIIYDLYMRSNDLRRWGSAAVELCLLASGVVELYFEMRLQPWDYAAAMLILQEAGGCIAGWDGAAPSLTRPSLVIAANRADSLEELLWTVHRYLPDGVPYQEK; encoded by the coding sequence ATGCTCCAACAAGTTGTCGATATCGTCAGGCAAGCCGCCGATCTGATGGTGGCCGACCATTTCTCCATCATGCAGAAGGACGGCCTGGCCAACCTCGTCACCTCCTCGGACCTTGCCGTCCAGCATTTTCTGACCGAAAAGCTCGCTGCGCTGCTGCCCGGCTGCGGCTTCCTCTGCGAGGAGGAGGATTTCCGCGACCTGTCGGAGGAGTCGGTCTGGATCATCGACCCGATCGACGGCACGGCCAATTATTCGCGCGGCATCGCCGACTGCTGCATTTCCGTCGCCCTGGCGCGTGGCGGCGTCCTGGAGCTGGGCGTCGTCTACAGCCCGCGCCGCGGCGAGCTCTACACGGCGGAGCGGGGCAAGGGCGCCTGCTGCAACGGCCGCCCGATCCACGTGTCCGGGCGCCCGTTCGCCGACGGCCTGCTCTGCACGGCGCTGAGCCTCTACGGCAAGCAGTACGCGAAGAGCTGTTCGGAGATTATCTATGACCTTTATATGCGGAGCAATGACCTGCGCCGCTGGGGCTCGGCGGCGGTGGAACTGTGCCTGCTGGCCTCCGGCGTGGTGGAGCTGTATTTCGAGATGCGCCTGCAGCCGTGGGACTATGCCGCAGCGATGCTGATCCTGCAGGAAGCGGGCGGCTGCATCGCCGGCTGGGACGGCGCGGCGCCTTCGCTCACGCGCCCCTCGCTGGTCATCGCGGCCAACCGCGCCGACTCGCTCGAGGAGCTGCTCTGGACCGTCCACCGCTATCTGCCGGACGGGGTCCCGTATCAGGAAAAATAA
- a CDS encoding coproporphyrinogen III oxidase, anaerobic codes for MVYLHVPFCRSFCTYCDFYSEIACRGRDAQSFELYAQALCAEASRRQDEIAATRDLNTLYVGGGTPSVLHPALLRRMLAPLMTGGDPFTEFTIEVNPEDIVEKGVDYVRELLALGVNRVSMGVQSLDDGILRWMNRRHDAARARQAFGILREAGVRNISIDLIFGISQLSEAIFAETLCEVLAWRPEHVSAYQLSIEGGSALAELVRQGRYSEAPQEQCAAQYRQLCDALRAAGYIHYEISNWALPGREAVHNSAYWSRHPYVGLGPAAHSFDGHTRSWNPSSILAYAATASENRSHPRLRKREGPADAVSGRGPAQQDVFGGSSPLRQDCEYLSAEEAREEEIMLGLRTARGVADGRIDAAKAAAALSDGRLERAGDRLRIPEDRWFVSDDIIADLV; via the coding sequence ATGGTCTATCTGCACGTCCCCTTCTGCAGGAGTTTCTGCACGTATTGCGATTTCTATTCGGAGATCGCCTGCCGGGGCCGGGACGCGCAGTCTTTCGAACTTTACGCGCAGGCGCTGTGCGCCGAGGCATCCCGTCGTCAGGACGAGATCGCGGCCACGCGCGACCTGAATACGCTTTACGTCGGAGGCGGCACCCCATCGGTGCTGCATCCGGCGCTTTTGCGCCGGATGCTCGCTCCGCTTATGACGGGGGGCGATCCGTTTACCGAGTTCACCATCGAGGTGAATCCCGAGGATATCGTGGAGAAGGGGGTGGACTATGTGCGGGAACTGCTCGCGCTCGGGGTCAACCGCGTGAGCATGGGGGTGCAGTCGCTGGACGACGGCATCCTGCGCTGGATGAACCGGCGCCACGACGCGGCGCGCGCCCGGCAGGCGTTCGGCATCCTGCGCGAAGCCGGCGTCCGGAACATCAGCATTGACCTGATTTTCGGTATCTCGCAGCTATCGGAGGCCATTTTCGCAGAGACGCTCTGCGAAGTGCTGGCCTGGCGGCCGGAGCATGTGAGCGCCTATCAGCTCAGCATCGAGGGCGGGAGCGCGCTGGCGGAGCTCGTGCGCCAGGGGCGCTACAGCGAGGCGCCGCAGGAGCAGTGCGCGGCGCAGTACCGCCAGCTCTGCGACGCGCTGCGCGCCGCCGGATACATCCACTACGAGATCTCCAACTGGGCCCTGCCGGGCCGCGAGGCCGTCCACAACAGCGCCTACTGGTCCCGCCACCCCTATGTCGGCCTCGGCCCCGCCGCCCACTCGTTTGACGGCCACACCCGCAGCTGGAACCCTTCTTCGATTTTGGCGTATGCGGCAACTGCCTCCGAAAACCGTAGCCACCCTCGGCTCCGTAAGAGGGAGGGGCCCGCTGACGCAGTCAGTGGGAGGGGTCCTGCGCAGCAGGACGTTTTCGGAGGCAGTTCGCCGCTGCGCCAGGATTGTGAATATCTATCGGCAGAAGAGGCGCGGGAGGAGGAGATCATGCTGGGGCTGCGGACGGCGCGGGGCGTGGCGGACGGACGCATCGACGCGGCGAAGGCCGCGGCGGCGCTCTCCGACGGACGCCTGGAGCGCGCCGGCGACCGCCTGCGCATCCCCGAGGACCGCTGGTTCGTCAGCGACGACATCATCGCCGACCTCGTCTGA
- a CDS encoding Glycosyl hydrolases family 43 yields the protein MNHKTLTRIASALAGTCLFCAGASAANPYLPLWEYIPDGEPYVFEDPDNPGKFRVYIYGSHDIEQTTYCGRDQVVWSAPVDDLRRWRFDGVIFESRLDAKGRPLNPDGKGDILYAPDVVEKTEPDGKKTYYLYPNTQAAGRNSMIARSDRPDGPFTVCNWDPKNPTRTVGVLGFDPAAFVDDDGRVYGYWGFQQSFGAELDPKTMCTVKKGTEPVVNMVSSLNQKGIFRFFEASSIRKVKDKYIFVFSRWTANGDFGLGEANNTLAYAWSDSPLGPWTYGGTIIDARARDVDASGKPIFTAAPGGNTHGSLCEIQGQWYIFYHRQAGLGGFDRQAMVAPVEVKVTEGPDGKVEITEGEYTSEGFELGGLDPLVRHSAGIACWFTGPRPAEKDNLGNLYFGSYIKPVRQVWDGESDPYDLSISHNPVVNNTAGSVVGYKYFNFDGLRAAKARKLLIRLVPQGVKGRIVIMADHPRHGTRLGTVRLNGRQPQELTQVCARVPRAARLQGKHALYFVFESKTPGKSLCELEDFVFARRSK from the coding sequence ATGAATCACAAGACACTCACCCGAATCGCCTCCGCCCTCGCCGGCACCTGCCTGTTCTGCGCCGGCGCCTCTGCCGCCAATCCCTACCTGCCCCTCTGGGAATACATCCCCGACGGGGAGCCCTACGTGTTCGAGGATCCGGACAATCCGGGGAAGTTCCGTGTCTACATCTACGGTTCGCACGACATCGAGCAGACCACCTACTGCGGCCGCGACCAGGTCGTCTGGTCCGCTCCGGTGGACGACCTGCGCCGCTGGCGCTTCGACGGCGTGATCTTCGAATCCCGTCTCGACGCCAAGGGCCGCCCCCTCAACCCGGACGGCAAGGGCGACATCCTCTATGCCCCGGATGTCGTCGAGAAGACGGAGCCCGACGGCAAGAAGACCTATTATCTGTATCCCAACACCCAGGCGGCCGGGCGCAACTCGATGATCGCCCGTTCCGACCGGCCGGACGGCCCGTTCACCGTATGCAACTGGGACCCCAAGAATCCGACCCGCACGGTCGGCGTGCTGGGCTTCGACCCGGCGGCCTTCGTCGACGACGACGGCCGCGTCTATGGCTACTGGGGCTTCCAGCAGTCCTTCGGCGCCGAGCTGGACCCGAAGACGATGTGCACCGTCAAGAAAGGCACCGAGCCCGTTGTGAACATGGTGTCCAGCCTCAACCAGAAAGGCATCTTCCGCTTCTTCGAAGCGTCTTCGATCCGCAAGGTCAAGGACAAATACATCTTCGTCTTCAGCCGCTGGACGGCCAACGGCGACTTCGGCCTCGGCGAGGCCAACAACACCCTCGCCTATGCCTGGAGCGATTCCCCGCTGGGGCCGTGGACCTACGGCGGCACCATCATCGACGCCCGCGCGCGCGACGTGGACGCCTCCGGCAAGCCGATCTTCACGGCCGCGCCGGGCGGCAACACGCACGGCAGCCTCTGCGAGATCCAGGGCCAGTGGTACATCTTCTACCACCGGCAGGCAGGCCTGGGCGGCTTCGACCGCCAGGCGATGGTGGCGCCGGTCGAGGTGAAGGTCACCGAGGGGCCGGACGGCAAGGTGGAGATCACCGAAGGAGAATACACCTCCGAAGGCTTCGAGCTGGGCGGCCTGGACCCGCTGGTCCGGCACTCCGCAGGCATCGCCTGCTGGTTCACCGGCCCGCGCCCGGCCGAGAAGGACAACCTCGGCAATCTCTACTTCGGCTCCTATATCAAGCCCGTCCGACAGGTCTGGGACGGCGAATCGGACCCCTATGACCTGAGCATCAGCCACAACCCGGTCGTCAACAACACGGCCGGCTCGGTCGTCGGCTACAAGTACTTCAACTTCGACGGCCTGCGCGCCGCCAAGGCCCGCAAGCTGCTCATCCGGCTCGTCCCGCAGGGTGTCAAGGGCCGCATCGTCATCATGGCCGACCACCCGCGCCACGGCACCCGCCTCGGCACGGTCCGCCTCAACGGCCGCCAGCCGCAGGAGCTCACGCAGGTGTGCGCCCGCGTGCCCCGCGCAGCCAGGCTGCAGGGCAAGCATGCACTGTATTTCGTATTTGAATCCAAGACGCCCGGGAAGTCCCTCTGCGAACTTGAGGACTTCGTGTTCGCGCGCCGCAGCAAATAG
- a CDS encoding Multidrug efflux pump subunit AcrB, translated as MAVAAVVGVACLPRLKVQYNPTTASSEISVYYSYPGASARIVEAEVTSKLEGVLSSIREVSETNSVSEDGGGRVTVVAGRRADIEAVRFEVASQIRNIYSKLPEGCSYPSISVNARGEKSQTAITYSIRSALPSQQIAEFVEREVLYPISTVEGVSSVDFYGQTPFEWVITFDADRAAELGIRADDIQQALKSYYADEIVGLTQVDGQSYGVRLRSVDARGATRRADGGEMQNQLGAIPVKRVEGRVVHLADIATFRYQEALPNSYYRVNGLNVLTLRVEVSSNANLLSVVQEIKDCVAELQKDFPEEIGISVAYDASEYVADELDKVYFRTALCLLILLVFVFAVARSWRYMVVIAITLAVNLLISISLYCLLGLQIHIYTLAGVTVSLGIIIDNSIVMIDHYVRHHDRRVFPSLLCAVFTTVAALLVILLMPEQERANLMDFSWVIVVNLCVSLLVSYLFVPALLDYFPVSVGEATRRPARLRRLARRRAAYGRAVQRGLRHRWAYWVLLIVLFGIPTCLLPTKFGNEDVAPLKPYEKVLNKIVGWRPYADNKTNVDKVLSSSFGLFYKAMERSDFYREPARPQLFVRAGMPEGCTVQQLDQVMRSMENYLAHFEEIEVFETRITSEDNGSITVWFKPEYEKTWLPSKIKGEIISMAINFGGANWRVSGIDDSYFNNNIVSSSRSNGISLKGYNYDELVSYGERLVAYLEGNRRISGPEIWGSDYWDRPRTEFNLRYDFEALTARGISPYAYYSALQSPLYAASVMTLPTESGSVNLRLVSSARDELDLWHIDNSAIALDGSRKMKLSEVGGISKDRTGLSIGKENQSYSINVRFDFIGSYALLNKTVKEAVDWMNTSVLPIGYRAEDERGGWFYQEKEKYAALILLVIAIIFVICAIHFNSLRLPLGIILMIPLSFVGLFLIFGLTDFTFDKGGFAAFVMLSGITVNAGIYLVSEWRADGNYLHAFSRKILPISLTILSTVLGLVPFLFDGPGEVFWFSFAVGTIAGLLFSVLALLGYLPVFVLGRKHRKRREAKA; from the coding sequence ATGGCGGTGGCGGCCGTGGTGGGCGTCGCCTGCCTCCCGCGGCTCAAGGTGCAGTATAACCCGACCACCGCGTCGAGCGAGATTTCGGTCTATTACAGCTATCCCGGCGCGTCCGCCCGCATCGTGGAGGCGGAGGTGACCTCCAAGCTGGAAGGCGTCCTTTCCTCCATCCGCGAGGTGTCCGAGACGAACAGCGTCTCGGAGGACGGCGGTGGCCGCGTGACGGTCGTGGCGGGCCGGCGCGCCGACATCGAGGCTGTCCGTTTCGAAGTGGCGTCGCAGATCCGCAACATCTACTCCAAGCTTCCGGAAGGCTGTTCGTATCCTTCCATATCGGTCAACGCCCGCGGCGAGAAGTCGCAGACGGCCATCACCTACAGCATCCGCAGCGCCCTCCCGTCGCAGCAGATCGCCGAATTCGTCGAACGGGAGGTCCTGTACCCGATCTCTACGGTCGAGGGCGTGAGCAGCGTGGACTTCTACGGGCAGACGCCCTTCGAATGGGTCATTACCTTCGACGCGGACCGGGCGGCGGAGCTGGGCATCCGTGCGGACGACATCCAGCAGGCCCTGAAGAGCTATTATGCGGATGAGATTGTCGGCCTGACGCAGGTGGACGGCCAGTCCTACGGAGTCCGCCTGCGCAGCGTGGACGCTCGCGGGGCGACGCGCCGGGCGGATGGCGGCGAGATGCAGAACCAGCTGGGCGCAATTCCCGTGAAGCGGGTGGAGGGGCGTGTGGTGCACCTGGCCGACATCGCCACCTTCCGCTATCAGGAAGCGCTGCCGAACAGCTATTACCGGGTCAACGGGCTCAACGTCCTGACCCTGCGCGTGGAGGTGTCTTCCAATGCCAACCTGCTGTCCGTGGTGCAGGAGATCAAGGACTGCGTGGCGGAGCTGCAGAAGGATTTCCCGGAAGAGATCGGAATTTCCGTGGCCTACGATGCGTCGGAGTATGTCGCCGACGAGCTGGACAAGGTCTATTTCCGGACGGCGTTGTGCCTGCTGATCCTGCTGGTCTTCGTGTTCGCGGTGGCGCGCTCCTGGCGCTATATGGTCGTGATCGCCATCACCCTCGCGGTCAACCTCCTGATCTCCATTTCGCTGTATTGCCTGCTGGGGCTCCAGATCCATATCTATACGCTCGCCGGTGTGACCGTCTCGCTGGGCATCATCATCGACAACAGCATCGTGATGATCGACCACTATGTCCGGCACCACGACCGGCGCGTCTTCCCGTCGCTGCTCTGCGCCGTCTTCACGACGGTTGCCGCCCTGCTCGTCATCCTGCTGATGCCCGAGCAGGAACGGGCCAACCTGATGGATTTCTCCTGGGTGATCGTGGTCAACCTGTGCGTGTCGCTGCTGGTGTCATACCTGTTCGTCCCGGCCCTGCTGGACTATTTCCCGGTCTCCGTCGGCGAAGCCACGCGCCGGCCGGCCCGCCTGCGCCGCCTGGCGCGCCGCCGCGCCGCCTACGGGCGCGCCGTCCAGCGCGGTCTGCGCCACCGCTGGGCCTACTGGGTGCTGCTCATCGTCCTGTTCGGCATCCCAACCTGCCTGCTGCCGACGAAGTTCGGCAACGAAGATGTCGCGCCGCTCAAGCCATATGAGAAAGTGCTCAACAAGATCGTGGGCTGGCGGCCTTACGCCGACAACAAGACAAACGTGGACAAGGTCCTCAGCTCTTCCTTCGGCCTCTTCTACAAGGCGATGGAGCGCTCGGACTTCTACCGCGAACCCGCCCGGCCGCAGCTTTTCGTCCGGGCCGGCATGCCCGAGGGCTGTACCGTCCAGCAGCTCGACCAGGTGATGCGCAGCATGGAGAACTACCTTGCCCACTTCGAGGAGATCGAAGTCTTCGAGACCCGCATCACCTCGGAGGACAACGGTTCCATTACGGTCTGGTTCAAACCCGAATATGAGAAGACCTGGCTCCCGTCCAAGATCAAGGGGGAGATCATCTCGATGGCCATCAATTTCGGCGGGGCCAACTGGCGCGTCAGCGGTATCGACGACTCCTATTTCAACAACAATATCGTCTCGTCTTCCCGCTCCAACGGCATCTCCCTGAAGGGCTACAACTATGACGAGCTGGTTTCCTATGGAGAGCGGCTGGTCGCGTATCTGGAGGGGAACCGCCGCATCTCCGGCCCCGAGATCTGGGGTTCGGACTATTGGGACCGGCCCCGGACAGAGTTCAACCTGCGCTATGATTTCGAGGCGCTGACGGCCCGCGGCATCAGTCCGTATGCCTATTATTCCGCCCTCCAGTCGCCGCTGTATGCCGCGAGCGTGATGACGCTCCCGACCGAATCCGGATCCGTGAACCTGCGGCTGGTGTCATCGGCCCGGGATGAACTGGACCTCTGGCACATCGACAACTCCGCCATCGCGCTGGACGGCAGCCGCAAGATGAAACTTTCCGAGGTTGGCGGCATCTCGAAGGATCGGACCGGCCTGTCGATCGGGAAGGAAAACCAATCCTATTCGATCAACGTCCGTTTCGATTTCATCGGCTCGTATGCGCTTCTCAACAAGACGGTGAAGGAGGCCGTCGACTGGATGAACACGAGCGTGCTTCCGATCGGCTACCGCGCCGAGGACGAGCGCGGCGGCTGGTTCTATCAGGAGAAGGAAAAATATGCCGCGCTGATCCTGCTGGTGATTGCCATCATCTTCGTGATCTGTGCCATCCATTTCAACTCCCTGCGGCTGCCGCTGGGCATTATCCTGATGATCCCGCTGTCGTTCGTGGGGCTGTTCCTGATCTTCGGCCTGACGGATTTCACCTTCGACAAGGGCGGCTTCGCGGCATTCGTGATGCTGAGCGGCATCACGGTCAATGCCGGCATCTACCTGGTGTCCGAATGGCGCGCGGACGGCAATTATCTCCATGCGTTCTCCCGCAAGATCCTGCCCATCTCGCTGACCATCCTGTCCACGGTGCTGGGCCTGGTCCCGTTCCTGTTCGACGGCCCGGGCGAAGTCTTCTGGTTCTCCTTCGCCGTGGGCACCATCGCGGGCCTGCTCTTCTCCGTCCTGGCACTGCTCGGCTATCTCCCGGTCTTTGTCCTGGGCCGGAAGCACAGGAAGCGTCGCGAGGCGAAGGCGTAG
- a CDS encoding 3-oxoacyl-[acyl-carrier-protein] reductase yields the protein MGLLQGKVALITGASRGIGKAIALKFAAEGADIAFTDIKISEDTVKELEELGVKVRAYASNAADFAQTHATVEQIMADFGHIDILVNNAGITRDGLMLRMDEAQWDAVINVNLKSAYNYIHAVTPIMARQRGGSIINMSSVVGVSGNAGQCNYSASKAGLIGLAKSIAKEMGPRGIRANCIAPGFIISDMTAALPEEVREAWIKTIPLRRGGTPEDVAKVALFLASDLSSYVSGQVIHCCGAMNC from the coding sequence ATGGGATTACTGCAAGGTAAAGTCGCCCTGATCACGGGCGCCTCCCGGGGCATCGGCAAGGCCATTGCCCTGAAGTTCGCCGCCGAAGGCGCGGACATCGCATTCACCGACATCAAGATCAGCGAGGATACCGTCAAGGAGCTCGAAGAACTCGGCGTCAAGGTTCGCGCCTATGCGTCCAACGCCGCCGACTTCGCCCAGACGCACGCGACCGTGGAGCAGATCATGGCCGACTTCGGCCACATCGACATCCTGGTCAACAACGCCGGTATCACCCGCGACGGCCTGATGCTCCGGATGGACGAGGCCCAGTGGGACGCCGTCATCAACGTCAACCTCAAGTCCGCCTACAACTACATCCACGCCGTCACGCCCATCATGGCGCGCCAGCGCGGGGGCAGCATCATCAACATGTCCTCCGTGGTGGGTGTCAGCGGCAACGCCGGACAGTGCAACTATTCCGCTTCGAAGGCCGGCCTGATCGGCCTCGCGAAATCGATCGCCAAGGAGATGGGACCGCGCGGCATCCGCGCCAACTGCATCGCCCCGGGCTTCATCATCTCCGACATGACCGCCGCCCTCCCCGAAGAGGTGCGCGAGGCCTGGATCAAGACCATTCCGCTGCGTCGCGGCGGCACCCCGGAAGACGTCGCCAAGGTGGCCCTCTTCCTCGCCAGCGACCTCTCTTCCTATGTGAGCGGACAGGTCATCCACTGCTGCGGTGCGATGAACTGCTAG